Genomic DNA from Setaria italica strain Yugu1 chromosome V, Setaria_italica_v2.0, whole genome shotgun sequence:
AgcaacaatcataaaggcccaggcccacctgtgGCACTAGCGATCCCCGCCGAcccggcatgggcaaggagcattccactccacctcgcccgacccaaggccCTGGGGTCGGACACGACCGACCCCTCACtggcgaaactccgcctcgcctgacccatggtcctagggtcggatgcgcccgacccctcgccgcaaggatctgcctcgcctgacccacggtcccagggtcggatgcgcccgacccctcgccgcaaggctccgccttgcccgaccccgggcgtagggggtcggacacATCCGGGCCCATAAGACATGGATCCACCTCAGGCGCAGATCAGCAGATGAGGGCGCAGATCTCATGGGCCCCCACtaatctcgccataaatgcaccgcggctctggcgcgcagaaaggcgcccacgctcctcgacgtgacccgccacaagtacccgggcagaacactgtagccacgaccgcacaagCTACAGCGGTCGCAGCCTCCCCTGTTCgccgtagggcactcattgcatgcgtcccccggcacaggagggagcacCGCCCGTTTTTGCACTTAGTCCGGTGATAAAGATGTGACGTCCATGCTCCACGGATAGTACGCAGGATTACAAGGGTCAGCCGTCCCCCACGACGCACAGGGTTGTGGAggccggacatcatcatcatgcttagCGGTGACGGTTGACCAGAGGATCGTCAACAGGATCCGACGACAGCCACCCTCCTCCGGCGGCCACGCTGACAGGAGACGAAGGCTGGAGCGGAAGGCGGGGACCCGGGGACTTGTTCCTTTTCCTTGTATTTtatttacttagcttatctcttttacttctccacatacctggctcacctgtaaccccggtaccctccttgcgctataaaaggagaaccagggggcCTGAGACGGGAGGACAAaaaagccaacagaacccacacactctcctcacgagcatcagtgcacacccaagagacttgggaccagctccctctctcgcctatttataacccctactacagaccccgcgtgagtaacacgagcagctcctcatattggacgtagggctattcctgcccgaactaGTCTAACCTCGTGtcttctcacgccaccatccaaagccttacgcgcataaaagaaatttacttgccgtagtcttgatccgctaatctcgacaacgacaCAACCTATGCTCGCTACTTCAAGGATATCCTGATGAACAAGCGAGAGATCCCGCAGTTCACTACAGATCAcatcaagatgaaagaagactGCAGTGTTGCAATAGCTAACCAAGCTCtcgagaagaaaagagatcCTGGATGTCCAACCATCCCATGTTCAATTGGAGCGATGATGTTCGAAAGGGCATTATGTGATCTTAGTGCAAGTTATAGCGTCATGCCTAAAGCTGTGTTCAAGAAGCTACGCCTGCTGGAGCCAGAACCAACTGCTATGTGCCTGGAGTTGGTGGACAACACCGTTCGCTATCCCGAAGGCATTGCTGAAGATGTACCTATGAAGATCAGGAATCACTTTGTCCCTGTTGATTTTGTGATACTCGAGATGGGAGAAGGAGCTAAATCCCCACTCATCCTAGGAAGGTCGTTCATGAAGACCGCAAGGGCAAACATAGATGTTGGGAAGAGCGAGATCAAGTTTGACATCAATGGCACTATGAGCGCGTTCAAGTTTCGCTCACGTTTTGAGgtatgcaacatgatttctagcaagtatatacTACTACATCGTCGTGTCAAGtaggag
This window encodes:
- the LOC105914398 gene encoding uncharacterized protein LOC105914398, producing MNKREIPQFTTDHIKMKEDCSVAIANQALEKKRDPGCPTIPCSIGAMMFERALCDLSASYSVMPKAVFKKLRLLEPEPTAMCLELVDNTVRYPEGIAEDVPMKIRNHFVPVDFVILEMGEGAKSPLILGRSFMKTARANIDVGKSEIKFDINGTMSAFKFRSRFEKKEECQPVKTKKIAKPVPASKPKMVKKWVPKNAALTPSAGLN